DNA from Cyprinus carpio isolate SPL01 chromosome B3, ASM1834038v1, whole genome shotgun sequence:
gAACAGTTAATTCATTTACTCTGATTAGAATATTAGATTAGAATATAAGTACTGGTAATGCACTTTTTTCTCCAGTTTTCCCAAAAAATCATTGCccaattgttttttaaagaagatatattttatatattctgtttacaatattcttttttatatattttttcatgataTGTCTATTAGAAAAGGATAATCAAATGTTTGCAGGAATGCTACACCTAAAAATGGAATATTATTCATGAAGAGAACTAAATATTGGTAAGGTGAACAGCTGTTGTTAAGACACTTGCTTTGATTAGAATAAAAATAGATTAGAATAGTACTGGCAACAAACATAGGGGTGCAGGCTGATAtgatacacaaaaatgctgtctaAGTAGAGAACTCACTAAGGTTTGAGACACAGCCATCGATTGAGGGTTGATCTACTAAAATGTAAAAGCAATTATTAAGTGATGAGTATTATGAAAAATGCAATGTGTCAAAACAAACTTACATTTCTAAATACATACCGGACTGTTTACTCGAGGCAAGGTAAATTGTGACACTAATTAAAGGTTTTctgcatatatattatttacgtgtgggaaaaaaatacacagaGCACTGCAAAGTGGGATTATTTTGACTACGGGCTGTTGCTAAGAAACGCTGCTAGAGCTCTGTAGTTCATTTAATAGTTGTTCATCCTTATCGAATAGGATTTTGCATGTAAATGACTATGCACCCGCAGGTTGTTATCTATCCGCTCATACAACATGTGCTCGACTACAAGCTTGAGATGCTGAACAACAGTAAAGCAATTGCGATCATTCTGCATACTGTGCATTTGGTCCTCACGTCATTGTCTTTGAGGATGCTTTATTtttgtggtcactattgcttcTTTTTTAATCAACCTGCCATACAACTCCAGTGTGTAGAGTGTTTGTTGCATCTTCTTCTCTCCAGGTGATGCACCTTCTGTTCAAGTTCATCACACACAAATTACAAATCTTTATGCTACAGAGACAATTGTCAATTAAATTAGTGGTTTTCAAGCTAGAGCTCAGGGACCCTAGGAAGCCACAcaagtgtgtaaaataaaataaattacaatttgtatattaaattaatttaccttTATTATGGGTAGAAAAAATACTGTGTCAACTTAATAGAAAGTAAATACTTttcagataatattttataattatttattttaaaataaaataaaatatttttcacaatataagttgaatattttttttattttttttctaaatataaaatacattaaaatctattagttctaaatataaattgtgtttttatacattaaaatctattaGTCTTGTATGTTTTAGGAAGGGGCCCCTTGCAATCCGTTCATCATATTTGGTAGTTCATGGGATCAAAAAGTTAAATACAGGGTTCGTACACATTTCTACCAAGAAAATTCCATGACTTTTCTATGACTTTAAGTAAATATTCATGACCTAATGTTTCTTGAAATGTCtatgtatatatgttaaataagaaGAAAATCCATGTTTCACCCAgcatatttttactaaaataaatgacaagCTTTGTAGTGTAGATTACGaaataaccatttatttaaataatgcttGCACAGTAACACAGTTTCATAACATAATACATCAAACCCTGAGAACCCCTTAGAAATGTATTAACGTAATCCATGGGAGATAATTAACATAAATCAATGGGAAGCAACaatgttaaactaaaaaataaataaaagtgtccaGCAATAGTGTCCTTTAACTTTAACTGCCATAAATTAACCTCGCTGGATAACGGTCTTTAACAAGTTAACTTAATCTTTACTTGATTTCCACATCCCCCCCAAAACAACAAATGCTGACTCATCAATCTGTTTTTCAATTTTGAGCAAAGATGCTTTCTTTTGTTGTGCAGTACGGTGGAAACTGTTGGATTTGCTAATTAAGGTCAGATTGCCTGAAGATTCAGCCTTTTCAGCATATTCATCTGCTGATTTCTCAAGAGCACAAATGTCCACCTCTATcctaacccttttttttttcttttcaaatcttCCAGCTCATCTCTGAAGGCCTTCCTCTTCAAGTCAACAGATTATTGTTCTTTCTTTCACTTCTCTTCATCCAGGTACCCATGGTACTTCTGCCTGGCTCCTGCAGCTGAAAGGAGCAGCTCCTTTGCGATTTCTACCTTGATTACACCCCCTACAGATCTGACATGGTCAACAATGAGACTCTGAGCCACTAGAGATCTTTCCCTCTGATTCTCAACTATTAATTCTTTGTTGATTGAAAAACCTCTTTCGACGCTTGCCTGCCCATGTGATAAGACAAGAAGAATCTTCACCACATTCCACACTCTGGAAAGTGATGGTTTTGTTCCCATTGTCTCATACAGCAGGGTGTCCACTCGAGTGGTTTTGGGGTCAAATTCCCTGAATTTAACCTGAAGAGCAGCCAAATCACAAAACTCTCTAAACTCTCTAAGAATATCGTTGCACACTGCCTCATTTACATGTTTAGCTTCAACAAGTATGTGCAACATCCTTCTCATTTGAGTTACGCAGAGTTCCTTACTTTCAGCCATGCGTCTTGGGTCAAGGCACTGCATGCTTCTCACTAATGTGGGATGCACTGGAGCCTTTTTCAGCAACTTCTCAAGGAGTGTGATCAAGAGTTTCTTGCAGTCCATCTAAATCTCTAGTCTCTGCCTATCTGAAATTTTTTTGGAAGACTTGAGTTGGGTCAGGGTGGCTTCTGCTGCAAACCCAATATCAATCTGAGAACTGTCCTTGTGCAGACTGCTGCCTTGAAAAGGGACATGGAGGAGCTTTAGAGTGGATGTGGCCTCTTCCAGATGcttttccttcagaaatcgtcCCATGATGCCTGTGAAAAAGTaaaattaagtgattttattCTTCAGTTTGATAACTTAATTTGCAAATTTACAAgccaaattaaattaacaaatgtatCTTTTGAGGTAAAACAACTgacattttaacttatttaactaTCAATGAATTTATTAAACTACAAGAATGAACATTACATGAACTGTTAgctaaaaacaaaccaataaaatggTTTAAACAGTAATAGTTatggtaaaataataaacatattactttaacttttaatctcatataaatataatgataacaaGTGATCGTGCTGGCACCTCCCTCAGTTAATGTGGTTggcaaaaaaaatctttctctaAAAAATAGCTCTTAAAAACTTGTCTCTAGACAGTGTTTTATTCCACTGCCCTGCATCTGACATTTCTAAACACAAAAACGTGCTATTTTAAAACTACTTAAACATATTCAAAATCTTGCTCTAGattatataatgtaaaacatcaaaaatgtcattttacttTTGCGTGCGTTTCTGAATGTTTGTACTGCAGTGTATAGAATTAAACATTATTAGCAATCACACAATTTATCTTCATCCTTACCTTTAATCAGTTTGTACATATCACCGCAGAGAAACGGCAGCATTGGTTGGTCGGACTGATACATAGTGAGGATGGGGTCGACTTTTCTCGCAATGCTGTCGAATATTCCCACTTTCACTGGGAAGAGAGTATCAGCACAGCGCATCTTCACCTCTTCAAATGACTTTACTTTTGGATTGGGTAGTTCACCTCTCTCTACCATCTGGATGTATTGTTTGATGTTTGGCCAGAGTAGCAATCCTCTTTCTGAAACGTTGACATTCTCAATCCACTGGTGCTTACAAAATTTAAGCATGGGAGTTTTACAAACGGTTGCTGTCATAAAATCTTCGTGACATGCAGGGCAATCATGGAACAGCCAATACAAGCTAGAGAGTCCTTGTTCAACTTCCCATCCGATGGATTTATATCCATCTCTGAACGCATTGTGCAGTATGTGCAACCTGCATGAACTGATGTTAATTAGGGACTTTCCTGCATCTTTCTGCACTTGCTTCTGGAGTATTTTGAATACTTTCCAGTTGACGTCCATTGAGATCTGGACAAGATTCTTGATTCCGATCTCTGAGAGCAAGTTATTGACTTTTTCAGTGATGTCTTGAACTGATGAATGGCCCATAAACTCTGAGCCGATGTATTTAGTCTTCACCTCGGACCAGTTCCATAGCCTGGCATGCATGTCTAACTGTTTAGACCATAAATAGTGATTCAGGCTTTCATCAAAGAGCATAACATAGACGCTTTGCTTCGATACATCTGCCAAAGTCAGTTTCTTAAAATAAGGAGCCAGTCCAAAAGGGCATAAATATGAACACTTGCGTTCGCCGCATGCAAAGCTGGCTGCTATTTTGCTGTCTGGGAACATAGTCTGAAAAAGCTGGCCTGTGTCTTCACAAGACTTGTAGGAATAGTGCGAATTAGCCACCTTTAGCGCCAACAGTACCTCTGCAGTTAGGGCTTAGTTTCTGGATACAGCACTCAAAATGGTCCCTTGTTTTACAGTGGATAAGAGGGAAGCACCGCAGTGAAAAACCCAGTGATCAGGACAGGTGCTTTGCACCTGCCATCAATCGGGTTGGGAGCTGTCGAGCAAGCAGCTGCAGACAAGTGCTTTGCACCTTTAGCATGGCTAGACAGCGCTGCCTCTCCCATGTTCGAACTGTCAAACCTTTTACGACACACAGTGTACATTAAGCACGGCACGGGTCCTGATCTTTCTCAAGCCACCCCTCATACTTTTCATCATGAagccatacattttttaaatctgcatttcCCTGGCATTGCTACATAATACTAACGTTAGCACAAAACGCATCACCCCAACATTAACTATTGTAATTTAACCAATATTATCaactatattcaaatatatacagaGATTCTGAAACAAATTTCCatgacttatttcaaaaacccattgctttaacatatttttcatttttccaaaacttttccaggcctggaaattgccattttaaaattccatggcttttccaggtttttcatgaCCGTACGAaccctgtaaataaaaaaaaatagcactgtaGGTTGGTAAATGTAGTTAACTGTTATCTGAATCCTTTAATCTGGCCAATGAGGAGCCAGGGTTTGCTGCAACTCTTCACCTATGTACAGGCTCACTGGATCATCCGATTTAAACCAGGGATTTAACCAGAGAGAGATACAGCTCCCAGTATTGCCTTCACAGATCAACTCAAATACTCATGCTATTTATGTTATACTGCCTGACGCCACAGTCTTCTGAAAGTCAGCATGCACTTTGAAGATACCTTCACCATCTTAACAAGTGCTTGAAATGAAAATTGAACCAGTTAAAGATgtaaccaaaaatttaaataacacacCCCTTGCATGCATTTGCAtacttttagatttataaaaAGTGACTAAAAGCATTACttgtacacacaaacaaatgcacagGCTCTGCCTCTGTTGCTGTTATTCGGTTTCTCTGCAGCAGAAACCGACGCGCAGTCAGCTAGTATGAGACGCCGCAGTGTTACGCTATAGCACAGCGAGAGAAAGGGACATGGAGGTTGTAAGTGATGATTAGCAATCAGGCACGAGGCCCTGCACCCATACAGCAGCCCGCTGATAAAACACTAAGCGTGTCACAGTTGATAAAAGACCTCCGTTCAATGACGACGCAGTAAAACAATGATGGCATCTCTCACTCCCCTTGAGAACTGTGAGAAGAGCTGGGTAACTTACAATCGGAGACACTTCAAACGCATTAAGCGCAAATTCTGCAATCAAATGCAACCCAAAATGCAATCAAAAACTGATCAGTAAAATGGAACCCTGGGCTCATTTCAAGAAAGCAAGTGTGTATCGACTGCTCATGACTATGATCTATTGACCCAGATGTGCTGCGGGAGATAAATATCTTAAATAACCAGCCTGTGCTGATAAAGGAGAAAAATGGTCACTGTTCACTAGCTTGTGAATGACGTACTGTGAGGCAAAGGGTGAACTGCCTTTCATGTGCTCCAGCTGAAACATCTCTTAACCAACAAGGATCAGTAAGTGACTTTGGTTTCCTAAAATTGCTATAGATTTGTAGATATATAACAAATAAGATTATTGtctaacaggaaaaaaaattttgattACTTGCTTAAAAAGACAAGGGAAAAGTTTGGTGCACCTAATTGGGCTgcaatgagtgagtgaatgaagtgtggccaagtatggtgacccgtattctgaatttgtgctctgcatttcacccatccaagtggtATTGAGTATtgagtcgtggtattgagggtggagagagcgctggttattcactccccccacctacaattcctgccagacctgagactcaaacccacaacctacaggttacaagtccaactctctaaccattaggccacaactgtgAAAAGTATGTGAACTCATATGACCTTATTATGCTCATTATCCCAAAATTGGGATCCCAAGTGGGGcacccagaaaaaaagaaatgaaaataaaaaaaacctaatttaaGCTTCAGGTCTGGATGTGAGATGTATGTAGAGATTATCGGGTGTGGTGCCAGTGACATGCAGGGCTTCTGCTGAATAAGCAGGAAACTGATTCAGTTAAAAGTAAGACCCATGGGAAACTTAGTAGTTCCCGGGATACCGTGAAGATCCTGCGCTACCAAAGTGGATACCCAAGTACAACTTGACACCAGTAACTTGCTTTGGTAAGATAGAATTTTCTCAAATACTGTGCCTGGTTAAACCTTTAGCATTTTAAGGGTCACATAATTTACGTGATCAAATATGCAAAATAGCTAAAAAGTTTGTGAGCATAAAAACATGCTTACTGTCAGGTACAATTGTTCAAAGCAGGAACAAGTGGGAAAAACGTTCTTCTAACATTAtttggaaaaaatacaaaaaaccttCCCACAGTTTGCAAGGTAATGCAGTTAATAGCCAAACCTCAATAGTGCCCACCTCAGGGTAAAAGCCCTGTGACGTTCAGGATCGTCGGGGTCTGCCAGGTACCGTTCTGCAGTATGGACAACAGCGAAATGTATAAAAACCTGCTCAATGACTGGGGCTTGAGATACGAATGCGTGTCTGAAAATTAAGAGTTAACTTTTGCGATAATTACCGTCTGACTGATAATTATTCGTCTTGCGAGACCTTATTCAGCAAATAAAtggacattaaatattgatttgagtggAAAACATTGTATTACCTTACTTGTAGTGACCACGATTGAACACACAGCTATGCAGGAAAGAGtcattattaagaaatatttgatCGCTGAATGCTGCTACTGACGAATTTGAATCAACCTTTTTAGAATCAACGTTCTTCAAACCATTAAAGCAACTTACTTTTCAACATTTAAGTGAGGTTATAATTACATTAGAAGCAGAAGCAAAAAGGAAAGTTAAAAAAAGCGCGACAAAGTGCCGAGGAGGCGACTGCGCATGCTGAGAGCTCGAGACGCAGTGTTCACCGGCAAATAATGCGCGTggagacagtgacagacagcgaGACAAAATACTGCATTTATCAGAGAGAGTGACAAAGAAACGCTCCACATAACGAACCCGAGTCTTTTTCTCTCCGAACGCAGCTAACAAACTTTCCATAAGTTTACTACTTGTGCCAAGTTCGACAGTGTTTGGACTATTGCGACTCTTTCGAAGCAGCTCATAATTCCATGAGCACGAGAAATATCCAGTCAAATACTAGATGAATGTGCATCACAAGGTCGATTAAAGTGAGCTCCAAACTGCTA
Protein-coding regions in this window:
- the LOC122136544 gene encoding uncharacterized protein LOC122136544, with protein sequence MFPDSKIAASFACGERKCSYLCPFGLAPYFKKLTLADVSKQSVYVMLFDESLNHYLWSKQLDMHARLWNWSEVKTKYIGSEFMGHSSVQDITEKVNNLLSEIGIKNLVQISMDVNWKVFKILQKQVQKDAGKSLINISSCRLHILHNAFRDGYKSIGWEVEQGLSSLYWLFHDCPACHEDFMTATVCKTPMLKFCKHQWIENVNVSERGLLLWPNIKQYIQMVERGELPNPKVKSFEEVKMRCADTLFPVKVGIFDSIARKVDPILTMYQSDQPMLPFLCGDMYKLIKGIMGRFLKEKHLEEATSTLKLLHVPFQGSSLHKDSSQIDIGFAAEATLTQLKSSKKISDRQRLEI